In Streptomyces roseifaciens, a single genomic region encodes these proteins:
- a CDS encoding 3-oxoacyl-ACP synthase III family protein, whose amino-acid sequence MLDTRRARLAATAVHLPSRYRTMGASRERIAASGGAYVPPAGLLEDLTGVRGVHVRDEGVQASDLAVAAATKALEAAGAGIGEVDLLLFAATSHDLLEPATAHIVAAKLGLVCPVFDIKNACNSVLNAVETACAFIAVGRYRTVLIACGETLTETTRWRLPDHEALLRAMPGYTVSDAGAALVLTAGPAGEHDPGVLSLVFGGDPTAWEACTVAGGGSLHGRSTDDEHTTLRLNGSLLHDALDVLPLALEVFAHREMEAVRASAFIAFHQISMPQFLDTSAKLRLPADRCLATVAEHGNCGAASLPLQLVAAQESDRVEPGDLVGLIGLASGACFGVVQVRL is encoded by the coding sequence GTGCTTGATACCCGGCGTGCCCGTCTGGCGGCCACAGCGGTCCACCTGCCGTCCCGCTACCGCACCATGGGCGCCAGCCGGGAGCGGATCGCGGCCTCGGGCGGGGCCTACGTCCCCCCGGCCGGACTCCTGGAAGACCTCACCGGAGTGCGCGGGGTTCACGTGCGCGACGAGGGCGTCCAGGCGTCCGACCTCGCGGTGGCAGCCGCCACCAAGGCGCTGGAAGCGGCAGGTGCCGGTATCGGCGAGGTCGACCTGCTGCTGTTCGCCGCCACCAGCCACGACCTCCTCGAACCGGCTACCGCGCACATCGTGGCCGCGAAGCTCGGCCTCGTCTGCCCGGTGTTCGACATCAAGAACGCCTGCAACAGCGTGCTCAACGCGGTGGAGACGGCATGCGCCTTCATCGCCGTGGGCCGGTACCGCACCGTGCTGATCGCCTGTGGCGAGACGCTCACGGAAACCACCCGCTGGCGCCTGCCCGACCACGAGGCACTCCTGCGGGCCATGCCCGGCTACACCGTCTCCGACGCCGGCGCCGCCCTCGTCCTGACCGCCGGCCCCGCGGGAGAACATGACCCCGGCGTGCTCTCCCTGGTCTTCGGGGGCGACCCCACGGCCTGGGAGGCCTGCACCGTGGCCGGGGGCGGCTCGCTGCACGGCCGCTCCACCGACGACGAGCACACCACCCTCCGGCTCAACGGCAGCCTGCTGCACGACGCGCTCGACGTCCTGCCCCTCGCGCTGGAGGTCTTCGCGCACCGCGAGATGGAGGCGGTCCGCGCGAGCGCGTTCATCGCCTTCCACCAGATATCGATGCCCCAGTTCCTCGACACGTCGGCCAAACTCCGCCTGCCCGCCGACCGATGCCTGGCCACCGTGGCCGAGCACGGCAACTGCGGCGCAGCCTCGCTGCCCCTGCAACTGGTCGCGGCCCAGGAGTCCGACCGGGTGGAGCCCGGGGACCTGGTGGGACTGATCGGCCTGGCCAGCGGGGCCTGCTTCGGCGTCGTCCAGGTGCGGCTGTGA
- a CDS encoding trypsin-like serine protease produces MHRTAKWRTAFAALVGAAAIGAPALPAHAVTGPAEAGNSHGFTARLDIGNGTKACSAALIDPEWLITAASCFAEDPAESVKIPTGAPKLATKAVVGRTDLTTTEGAERTVVRLVPRDDRDVVLAKLSAPVADVRTAQIAAAPAQSGEKLTLTGYGRTKDEWAPVKAHNGTFTASAPSGSDVDVAGDNAAICSGDGGAPLFRTSGDIAQIVSVASRSDQGGCFGIDMAQTSTKGVAARTDDLAAWVTATVTAAPFADFNGDGIEDIAIGDPKATVGGNADAGAVRVVYGGGKGTIQLDQDLSSVPGGAEAGDRFGHSLATVDDNQDGYTDLVVGVPYEDAGSIADVGMVSVVYGSATGLGNGRGSGNYVQEEGNGALKKSANEKGDMLGYSVAAGQTRDGDPFIVIGSPGEAIGDKEDAGSVIYVRGGTNVSLTQEAGLSGGLEAGDRAGWSVAADANNIAIGGPGEDIDGAADAGAVWVLSHKLGPDGKPTQRANINQNDDRVSGGSEAGDVLGTSVALVENGPNGDSILAAGSPGESITNDAKVDVKNTGSVITFKIPASGGWSQYQAIHQDQPDVIGGIEANDRFGETLQAINLSPRTAPTWQTLQLVVGVPGETQGSVTAAGAVQTMTLLGAPGPHNDVLYAGHNGVPGTPGANQRIGQAIGVSPTHIYVGMPTGPHAQGAAYAVPWQNVTSYAASGTEQPVTVYQPGKDGIPSGGKAFGAAIR; encoded by the coding sequence ATGCACAGAACAGCCAAGTGGCGCACCGCGTTTGCGGCGCTGGTCGGCGCCGCCGCGATCGGCGCCCCCGCCCTGCCCGCCCACGCCGTCACCGGACCGGCCGAGGCGGGCAACTCGCACGGCTTCACGGCCCGCCTCGACATCGGCAACGGCACCAAGGCGTGCAGCGCCGCCCTGATCGACCCGGAGTGGCTGATCACCGCCGCCTCCTGCTTCGCCGAAGACCCTGCCGAGTCCGTCAAGATCCCCACCGGCGCCCCGAAGCTCGCCACCAAGGCCGTCGTCGGCCGTACCGACCTGACGACGACCGAGGGGGCGGAGCGCACCGTGGTCCGGCTCGTCCCCCGCGACGACCGGGATGTGGTCCTCGCGAAGCTGTCCGCACCGGTCGCCGACGTCCGCACCGCCCAGATCGCAGCCGCGCCCGCACAGTCCGGCGAGAAGCTGACACTGACCGGCTACGGCCGTACGAAGGACGAGTGGGCCCCCGTCAAGGCGCACAACGGGACCTTCACCGCGAGCGCCCCCAGCGGAAGTGACGTGGACGTCGCCGGCGACAACGCCGCGATCTGCTCCGGCGACGGCGGTGCGCCCCTGTTCCGCACCTCCGGGGACATCGCCCAGATCGTGTCGGTGGCCTCCCGCTCCGACCAGGGCGGCTGCTTCGGCATCGACATGGCACAGACGTCCACCAAGGGCGTCGCCGCCCGCACCGACGACCTCGCCGCCTGGGTGACCGCCACCGTCACCGCCGCCCCGTTCGCCGACTTCAACGGCGACGGCATCGAGGACATCGCCATCGGCGACCCGAAGGCGACCGTCGGCGGCAACGCCGACGCCGGTGCCGTGCGCGTCGTCTACGGCGGCGGCAAGGGCACCATCCAGCTCGACCAGGACCTGTCCTCCGTCCCGGGCGGCGCGGAGGCCGGTGACCGCTTCGGCCACTCGCTGGCCACGGTGGACGACAACCAGGACGGCTACACCGACCTCGTCGTCGGCGTGCCGTACGAGGACGCCGGGTCGATAGCGGACGTCGGCATGGTGTCCGTCGTCTACGGCTCCGCCACCGGGCTGGGCAATGGCCGCGGCTCCGGCAACTACGTGCAGGAAGAGGGTAACGGCGCGCTGAAGAAGTCGGCCAACGAGAAGGGCGACATGCTCGGCTACTCCGTCGCGGCCGGACAGACCCGGGACGGGGACCCGTTCATCGTGATCGGCTCCCCGGGCGAGGCCATCGGCGACAAGGAGGACGCGGGCTCGGTCATCTACGTGCGCGGCGGCACGAACGTGTCCCTGACGCAGGAGGCCGGCTTGTCCGGCGGCCTGGAGGCCGGGGACAGGGCCGGCTGGTCCGTCGCCGCCGACGCCAACAACATCGCCATCGGCGGGCCGGGCGAGGACATCGACGGTGCCGCCGACGCCGGTGCCGTGTGGGTGCTGTCGCACAAGCTCGGACCGGACGGCAAGCCGACTCAGCGGGCGAACATCAACCAGAACGACGACAGGGTCTCCGGCGGCTCCGAGGCCGGAGACGTCCTCGGCACGTCCGTCGCTCTGGTGGAGAACGGCCCGAACGGCGACTCCATCCTCGCCGCGGGTTCCCCCGGCGAGTCGATCACCAACGATGCCAAGGTGGACGTGAAGAACACCGGCAGCGTGATCACCTTCAAGATCCCCGCCTCCGGCGGCTGGTCGCAGTACCAGGCGATTCACCAGGACCAGCCGGACGTCATCGGCGGCATCGAGGCCAACGACCGGTTCGGCGAGACCCTCCAGGCGATCAACCTGTCCCCCAGGACCGCTCCCACGTGGCAGACGCTCCAGCTCGTCGTGGGCGTCCCCGGTGAAACCCAGGGATCCGTGACCGCTGCGGGTGCGGTGCAGACCATGACCCTCCTCGGGGCTCCCGGCCCGCACAACGACGTCCTCTACGCCGGGCACAACGGCGTTCCGGGCACGCCGGGCGCGAACCAGCGGATCGGCCAGGCCATCGGTGTCTCCCCGACACACATCTACGTGGGCATGCCGACGGGCCCGCACGCGCAGGGCGCGGCCTACGCGGTGCCGTGGCAGAACGTCACCTCCTACGCCGCTTCCGGCACCGAGCAGCCGGTGACGGTGTACCAGCCGGGCAAGGACGGCATCCCGTCCGGCGGCAAGGCGTTCGGAGCCGCGATCAGGTAG
- a CDS encoding type I polyketide synthase — MGQHDRAVAVVGAGMRLPGGITDLAGLWTALADGRDLVGEIPADRFDKTRFVDPGAVRAGRSCTAAGGFLDDVACFDAGYFGIAPKEAPFVDPQQRLLLEMAAEALDDAGIPAESLAGSDTCVYIGVSDPAYGQFVMTQENHTSPYAMSGSTLSIAANRLSYCFDLRGPSMAVDTACSSALVALDRACRTLLDGTSRTALAGGINVLIGPYAFAGFSHAGMLSRRGRCAAFSADADGFVRSEGGGVVVLKRLADALSDGDRIHAVIAGTGTNCDGRTQGMALPSSHAQEALLRAVYERAGVEPDDLVYFEAHGTGTPAGDPAEAAAIGRALGRRRTRGPLPIGSVKSNVGHLEPAAGMPSLLKALLVLRHGTAPATLHAHPLNPAIDFAGLGLAPTVEPVGLCLGERAAVGVNSFGFGGANAHAVLTPPPAPPDRPSHTGGVPLPVVVSARSAAALRELAGRVSARLREAAPEEFYDLARTTALRRSAHPHRAAVLADGPGRAAEEFGRLLAGTPATGALARTADRRTVAYVFSGNASQWPGMAADLLAADAVFRAAVEEADAALAPHLGWSVARELAGPDAAAWRRTEIAQPVLFTVQIGLAALFAAQGLRPSAVTGHSVGEVAAAHVSGALTLDDAARVIAERSRAQGVTAGSGRMAAVGLPEAEALGALARYEGALELAGINSDRDVTVAGDLQALADLGAELNARDVFFRELDLDYAFHSRAMDPIADPLRAALAGLAPAEAQVSFVSAVTGTPLPGEALTADYWWRNVREPVRFAAAVAHVVADHAGILVEIGPHPVLRPYLRRTDAAYVPTLRRDGDGPREAAAAVAELIATGAAVDWPTHFPDPGRVADLPAYPWQRERYWHGAPQDMVVRTSGTGLLDHPLLGERLPAPHALWEGTVEPQLVPWLGDHRIARTVLMPAAGYLEMALSAGQLALGRPAEVRHLQIFQPLALGWPDPEGVRLQTAVTPADGALTISSSQGRGGVCEPVVRAEVRTLLGAAPAPMDPEALRARCPRTVAAADFYRTCHRVGLGVGPAFQLLGEVHVGEGELLASYRHEEPGTPYTVHPVVLDGPLQATVALVEEWMDSGRAYLPSVFGAVRVWRTPTPTGFVHLRQRARTENEFCWDIAYADEDGTVTAQIEGCRTRRMDNTDHTPVTVQRTVLRAAPLSLSPAAPSPLPPPADLLVAVEDRISAARAALRESGHDRCAAAAEEAGAHCWAAALAGLLTDPAAVFSPGDLVAGGLRPQHRRLVRLMLPLVARHGLAVPMDNGRWRLTGTAPRPGELLRNLVEDHPACAAETILINRQLRHLPEVLRGTTEAAALLPPGDSMIEQLHATAPARRFAHRVVMALVAEAVRRWPGDRPLRVLEAGAGTHALTAALLPLLPADRTRFTCTDATATGFARAEHRFADHDFVEYRVLALDRDPLSQGFPDGGFDLVVAGDALHNATDLTTALGHVRTLLSPGGLLLATEPHDTWRTAFFLGATEAFWQRGDHALRPETRLLAREKWLPLLATCGFTGAVRTGIEDRSVLVASADRLPADVPAPPAPEPGAAWLVATEASDEIPLARALSGLLGRAPVVTAPEDPAAWDAALPSGGAVPGVVLLLSTDACAEVVALTTRRAAVLRALSAARSGAIGGVWLVTRPSGLFPAPERPAHPADAAVWAAARVLANEHPGLPLRRISLDRSDDPAADARRLAHELLAPGDEDEIVLTRGGRFVPRQLQRPGDRPDAVPGHTPYVLEVRDPGLSRRLVRRRTELPRPGPGEILVEVRAVGLNYRDPMRANGLLPPEAVEGSPLSRGLGTDCAGIVRATGPGVTTFTPGDRVFGPMPASLASHTVTPAATSLPLPDGMSFAEAATFPVAFLTVHHTLAEQARPFPGETVLVHGSAGAVGLAVLQSARHLGLHVIATAGTEAKRDLLHTLGAAHVLDSRSLDFVPRVRELTGGRGVDIVVNSLSGEAIAHGLGLLRPNGRFIELGKRDIFLNNPLLLRPFHHSLTFLGFNLDSVMFDPQRCLPLLQEVAERIVRGAYRPLLHTVHPAARVDEAFRLLQHSQHTGKVVVAFDPLDEPVPVEPAPARPLLDPDGTYLVTGGLGGFGAATATWLADRGARHLALVSRRGADAPEAAETLARLNERGADATAYAADVTDETAMRRVIAAVDAGGHRLCGIVHCAMHLDDALLADLTDERFAAVLAPKIAGADVLDRLTADRDPDVDLFLMYSSVAASIGNPGQAPYAAANAYLEALARARRHAGRAGTAIAWGPITETGYVARNDLGAAMTHLGFEPAAPDEAFAAADHLIATGTDVSGVGRYRWGRARRVLPALAAPRYAALVPAGAAESDDTREEFLRHLASLSPDEAVHAVTEALTRLLATVLRTDPAELDADRRLEEFGLDSLMSTEFLLRTREHFGVQLSPTELIGGPRTLTQFARLVHERLGTHTAG; from the coding sequence ATGGGACAGCACGACCGCGCAGTGGCCGTGGTGGGGGCGGGCATGCGGCTGCCCGGCGGGATCACCGACCTGGCCGGGCTGTGGACGGCCCTGGCCGACGGCCGTGACCTGGTCGGCGAGATCCCCGCGGACCGCTTCGACAAGACCCGCTTCGTGGACCCCGGGGCCGTGCGCGCCGGAAGGAGCTGCACGGCCGCCGGCGGGTTCCTCGACGACGTGGCCTGCTTCGACGCGGGCTACTTCGGCATCGCCCCCAAAGAGGCCCCGTTCGTCGACCCGCAGCAGCGGCTGCTGCTGGAGATGGCGGCCGAGGCCCTGGACGACGCCGGGATCCCCGCCGAGTCGCTCGCCGGCTCGGACACCTGCGTCTACATCGGCGTCTCCGACCCGGCCTACGGCCAGTTCGTCATGACCCAGGAGAACCACACCAGCCCCTACGCCATGAGCGGCAGCACCCTGTCGATCGCCGCGAACCGCCTGTCGTACTGCTTCGACCTGCGCGGGCCGAGCATGGCGGTCGACACCGCCTGTTCCTCGGCCCTGGTGGCCCTCGACCGGGCCTGCCGGACGCTGCTGGACGGCACCAGCCGCACCGCCCTGGCCGGCGGGATCAACGTGCTGATCGGCCCCTACGCCTTCGCCGGCTTCTCGCATGCGGGCATGCTGTCGCGGCGCGGCCGGTGCGCGGCCTTCTCCGCCGATGCCGACGGCTTCGTTCGCTCCGAGGGCGGGGGTGTCGTCGTCCTCAAGCGGCTGGCGGACGCACTGTCCGACGGCGACCGGATCCACGCGGTGATCGCCGGTACGGGCACGAACTGCGACGGCCGCACCCAGGGCATGGCCCTGCCCAGTTCCCACGCCCAGGAGGCGCTGCTGCGCGCGGTGTACGAGCGGGCGGGGGTGGAGCCGGACGACCTGGTGTACTTCGAGGCGCACGGCACCGGCACCCCGGCCGGTGACCCGGCGGAGGCGGCCGCCATCGGCCGGGCCCTGGGGCGGCGCCGAACGCGGGGGCCGCTGCCGATCGGCTCGGTCAAGTCCAACGTGGGCCACCTGGAACCGGCCGCGGGGATGCCGAGCCTGCTCAAGGCGCTGCTGGTGCTGCGGCACGGCACGGCCCCGGCGACGCTGCACGCCCACCCGCTCAACCCTGCCATCGACTTCGCGGGCCTGGGCCTGGCCCCGACCGTCGAGCCCGTCGGGCTGTGCCTGGGCGAGCGGGCCGCGGTGGGCGTCAACTCCTTCGGCTTCGGCGGGGCCAACGCCCACGCGGTGCTCACCCCGCCTCCCGCTCCGCCGGACCGCCCGTCGCACACCGGGGGCGTTCCCTTGCCTGTGGTGGTCTCGGCCCGTTCGGCCGCGGCGCTGCGGGAGCTGGCCGGGCGGGTGTCGGCCCGGCTGCGCGAGGCCGCCCCCGAGGAGTTCTACGACCTGGCCCGCACCACTGCGCTGCGCCGCAGCGCGCACCCGCACCGCGCGGCCGTCCTCGCCGACGGGCCCGGGCGTGCGGCGGAGGAGTTCGGCCGGCTCCTCGCCGGGACGCCCGCCACCGGGGCGCTGGCCCGTACGGCCGACCGGCGCACGGTGGCGTACGTCTTCTCCGGCAACGCCTCGCAATGGCCGGGCATGGCCGCGGACCTGCTGGCCGCCGACGCCGTCTTCCGGGCCGCCGTCGAGGAGGCGGACGCAGCCCTGGCCCCGCACCTGGGCTGGTCGGTGGCGAGGGAGCTGGCCGGGCCCGACGCGGCGGCCTGGCGGCGTACCGAGATCGCCCAGCCCGTCCTGTTCACCGTGCAGATCGGCTTGGCCGCGCTGTTCGCCGCGCAGGGGCTGCGTCCCTCGGCGGTGACCGGGCACAGTGTCGGCGAAGTGGCCGCTGCCCACGTGTCCGGAGCGCTGACCCTGGACGACGCGGCCCGGGTGATCGCCGAACGCAGCCGCGCCCAGGGGGTGACGGCGGGTTCCGGCCGGATGGCGGCCGTCGGGCTGCCCGAGGCCGAGGCCCTCGGTGCGCTGGCCCGCTACGAGGGTGCCCTGGAGCTGGCCGGGATCAACAGCGACCGGGACGTCACGGTCGCGGGCGACCTACAGGCCCTGGCGGACCTGGGCGCCGAACTGAACGCCCGGGACGTCTTCTTCCGCGAGCTGGACCTCGACTACGCCTTCCACAGCCGGGCCATGGACCCGATCGCGGACCCTCTGCGTGCCGCGCTGGCCGGGCTGGCCCCGGCTGAGGCCCAGGTCTCGTTCGTCTCCGCGGTCACCGGCACCCCGCTGCCGGGGGAAGCGCTGACCGCCGACTACTGGTGGCGCAACGTACGCGAACCGGTCCGCTTCGCCGCGGCCGTCGCCCATGTCGTCGCGGACCACGCGGGCATCCTCGTGGAGATCGGCCCGCACCCGGTGCTCCGGCCCTATCTGCGTCGCACCGACGCCGCCTACGTCCCCACCCTGCGCCGTGACGGCGACGGGCCGCGGGAAGCGGCCGCCGCCGTCGCCGAGCTGATCGCCACGGGTGCGGCCGTGGACTGGCCGACGCACTTCCCCGACCCCGGCCGGGTGGCCGACCTGCCGGCCTATCCGTGGCAGCGCGAACGGTACTGGCACGGAGCCCCGCAGGACATGGTCGTGCGCACCAGCGGCACCGGCCTGCTCGACCATCCGCTGCTGGGCGAGCGGCTCCCGGCGCCCCACGCGCTGTGGGAGGGCACCGTCGAGCCGCAGCTGGTGCCCTGGCTGGGGGATCACCGGATCGCGCGGACGGTGCTGATGCCGGCCGCCGGGTACCTGGAGATGGCCCTGTCGGCCGGGCAGCTGGCTCTGGGCCGGCCGGCAGAGGTGCGGCACCTGCAGATCTTCCAGCCGCTGGCCCTGGGCTGGCCCGACCCGGAGGGCGTGCGCCTCCAGACGGCCGTGACCCCGGCCGACGGCGCGCTGACCATCAGCAGCAGCCAGGGCCGCGGCGGCGTGTGCGAGCCGGTTGTACGTGCCGAGGTCCGCACCCTGCTCGGGGCTGCCCCCGCCCCGATGGACCCGGAGGCGCTGCGCGCACGGTGCCCCCGTACGGTCGCCGCCGCGGACTTCTACCGCACCTGTCACCGCGTCGGCCTCGGTGTCGGACCGGCCTTCCAGCTGCTGGGCGAGGTGCACGTGGGCGAGGGCGAGCTGCTGGCCTCGTACCGGCACGAGGAGCCCGGCACCCCGTACACGGTCCACCCCGTGGTGCTGGACGGCCCTCTCCAGGCCACCGTCGCCCTGGTCGAGGAGTGGATGGACAGCGGCCGGGCCTACCTGCCCTCGGTGTTCGGCGCGGTACGGGTCTGGCGCACCCCCACCCCCACGGGCTTCGTGCACCTGCGACAACGCGCCCGTACCGAGAACGAGTTCTGCTGGGACATCGCCTACGCCGACGAGGACGGCACCGTCACGGCACAGATCGAGGGCTGCCGCACCCGCCGGATGGACAACACCGACCACACGCCGGTGACCGTCCAGCGCACCGTCCTGCGCGCCGCACCGCTCTCCCTGTCCCCCGCCGCCCCCTCCCCGCTGCCGCCGCCCGCCGATCTGCTGGTGGCCGTCGAGGACCGCATTTCCGCGGCGCGTGCGGCACTGCGCGAGAGCGGCCACGACCGCTGCGCCGCAGCAGCAGAGGAGGCCGGAGCGCACTGCTGGGCGGCCGCCCTCGCCGGGCTGCTCACCGACCCGGCCGCCGTCTTCAGCCCGGGCGACCTCGTGGCCGGGGGCCTGCGGCCCCAGCACCGGCGTCTGGTCCGGCTGATGCTCCCGCTCGTGGCACGCCACGGACTGGCCGTGCCCATGGACAACGGCCGGTGGCGGCTCACCGGCACCGCACCGCGCCCCGGCGAGCTGTTGCGGAACCTGGTGGAGGACCATCCCGCCTGCGCCGCCGAAACCATCCTGATCAACCGGCAGTTGCGCCATCTGCCCGAGGTGCTGCGCGGCACCACCGAGGCGGCCGCACTCCTGCCGCCCGGCGACTCCATGATCGAGCAGCTCCACGCGACCGCGCCCGCCCGCCGCTTCGCCCACCGCGTCGTCATGGCACTTGTCGCCGAGGCCGTCCGGCGGTGGCCCGGGGACCGCCCGCTGCGGGTTCTGGAGGCCGGCGCCGGCACCCACGCCCTCACCGCGGCACTGCTGCCCCTCCTCCCGGCCGACCGCACCCGTTTCACCTGCACCGACGCCACGGCGACCGGCTTCGCCCGGGCCGAACACCGCTTCGCCGACCACGACTTCGTGGAGTACCGCGTCCTCGCCCTGGACCGTGACCCGCTCTCCCAGGGCTTCCCCGACGGCGGCTTCGACCTGGTCGTCGCCGGAGACGCGCTGCACAACGCCACCGATCTGACGACCGCGCTGGGACACGTCCGCACCCTCCTCTCCCCCGGCGGCCTGCTGCTCGCCACGGAGCCGCACGACACCTGGCGTACGGCCTTCTTCCTCGGGGCGACCGAGGCGTTCTGGCAGCGTGGCGACCACGCGCTGCGCCCGGAGACCCGGCTGCTCGCCCGGGAGAAGTGGCTGCCGCTGCTGGCCACGTGCGGCTTCACGGGTGCTGTCCGCACGGGCATCGAGGACCGCTCCGTCCTGGTGGCGTCCGCCGACCGCCTGCCCGCGGACGTGCCCGCACCGCCCGCGCCGGAGCCGGGCGCCGCCTGGCTCGTCGCGACCGAGGCCTCCGACGAGATCCCCCTCGCCCGGGCACTGTCCGGGCTGCTCGGCCGAGCCCCCGTCGTCACCGCCCCCGAGGACCCGGCCGCCTGGGACGCCGCACTCCCCTCCGGGGGTGCCGTGCCCGGCGTCGTCCTGCTGCTCTCCACGGACGCCTGCGCGGAGGTGGTCGCCCTGACGACCCGACGCGCCGCCGTCCTGCGCGCGCTGAGTGCCGCCCGTTCCGGGGCGATCGGCGGAGTGTGGCTGGTCACCCGCCCCAGCGGGCTGTTCCCCGCGCCCGAGCGCCCCGCCCACCCGGCCGACGCCGCAGTGTGGGCAGCCGCCCGCGTCCTGGCCAACGAGCACCCCGGCCTGCCCCTGCGCCGGATCTCCCTGGACCGCTCGGACGATCCGGCCGCGGACGCCCGCAGACTGGCCCACGAGCTGCTCGCGCCCGGCGACGAGGACGAGATCGTCCTCACCCGGGGCGGACGCTTCGTCCCCCGCCAGCTCCAGCGTCCGGGCGACCGCCCCGACGCCGTCCCCGGCCACACCCCGTACGTCCTGGAGGTCCGCGATCCCGGGCTCTCCCGCCGGCTCGTCCGGCGCCGGACCGAACTGCCGCGTCCGGGCCCCGGCGAGATCCTCGTCGAAGTCCGGGCCGTCGGTCTCAACTACCGCGACCCGATGCGGGCCAACGGGCTGCTGCCGCCCGAGGCCGTCGAAGGCAGCCCCCTCAGCCGCGGGCTGGGCACCGACTGTGCGGGCATCGTCCGCGCCACGGGACCCGGGGTCACCACGTTCACGCCGGGCGACCGGGTGTTCGGGCCGATGCCCGCCTCGCTGGCCTCGCACACCGTCACACCGGCAGCCACGTCACTGCCCCTCCCGGACGGAATGAGCTTCGCCGAGGCCGCGACCTTCCCGGTGGCATTCCTGACCGTCCACCACACCCTCGCCGAGCAGGCCCGGCCCTTCCCCGGCGAGACGGTGCTCGTGCACGGCAGCGCCGGGGCGGTCGGCCTGGCCGTCCTCCAGAGCGCCCGGCACCTGGGTCTCCACGTCATCGCCACCGCGGGCACCGAGGCCAAACGCGATCTGCTGCACACCCTCGGCGCGGCCCACGTCCTGGACTCGCGCAGCCTGGACTTCGTCCCGCGGGTACGGGAACTGACCGGCGGCCGGGGCGTCGACATCGTCGTCAACTCCCTCAGCGGGGAGGCCATCGCCCACGGACTCGGCCTGTTGCGCCCCAACGGCCGCTTCATCGAACTCGGCAAACGCGACATCTTCCTCAACAACCCACTCCTGCTACGCCCCTTCCACCACAGCCTCACCTTCCTCGGCTTCAACCTCGACAGCGTCATGTTCGACCCGCAACGGTGCCTGCCCCTGCTGCAGGAAGTCGCGGAACGGATCGTGCGCGGCGCCTACCGTCCCCTCCTCCACACCGTCCACCCCGCCGCCCGCGTGGACGAGGCGTTCCGGCTGCTCCAGCACTCGCAGCACACCGGCAAGGTGGTCGTCGCCTTCGACCCACTGGACGAACCCGTCCCCGTCGAGCCCGCCCCCGCCCGCCCTCTCCTGGACCCGGACGGCACCTACCTCGTCACCGGCGGACTCGGCGGCTTCGGCGCCGCCACGGCCACATGGCTCGCCGACCGGGGCGCCCGGCACCTCGCACTCGTCTCCCGGCGCGGCGCGGACGCACCGGAGGCGGCCGAGACCCTCGCCCGGCTGAACGAGCGCGGTGCCGACGCCACCGCCTACGCCGCCGACGTCACCGACGAGACGGCCATGCGCCGCGTCATCGCGGCCGTCGACGCCGGCGGGCACCGCCTGTGCGGCATCGTCCACTGCGCCATGCACCTCGACGACGCCCTGCTGGCCGACCTCACCGACGAGCGGTTCGCCGCCGTCCTCGCCCCCAAGATCGCCGGAGCCGACGTCCTGGACCGCCTCACCGCCGACCGCGATCCGGACGTCGACCTGTTCCTGATGTACTCCTCGGTCGCCGCGAGCATCGGCAACCCCGGGCAGGCCCCCTACGCCGCCGCGAACGCCTACCTGGAAGCCCTGGCACGCGCCCGCCGCCACGCCGGACGCGCCGGCACCGCGATCGCCTGGGGCCCGATCACCGAAACGGGCTACGTCGCCCGCAACGACCTGGGCGCCGCCATGACCCACCTCGGCTTCGAACCCGCAGCTCCCGACGAGGCGTTCGCGGCCGCAGACCATCTCATCGCCACGGGCACCGACGTCTCCGGCGTCGGCCGCTACCGCTGGGGCCGCGCCCGCCGTGTCCTCCCGGCCCTGGCGGCGCCCCGCTACGCCGCCCTCGTCCCGGCCGGTGCCGCGGAATCGGACGACACTCGCGAAGAGTTCCTGCGCCACCTGGCCTCGCTGTCCCCCGACGAAGCCGTGCACGCCGTCACCGAGGCCCTGACCCGCCTCCTCGCCACCGTCCTGCGCACCGACCCGGCCGAACTGGACGCGGACCGCCGACTGGAGGAGTTCGGCCTGGACTCCCTGATGAGCACCGAATTCCTCCTGCGCACCCGCGAACACTTCGGCGTCCAGCTCTCCCCCACCGAACTCATCGGCGGCCCCCGCACGCTGACGCAATTCGCACGGCTGGTCCACGAGCGGCTGGGGACCCATACGGCGGGCTGA